Part of the Blastocatellia bacterium genome is shown below.
TTCTTCGCATTGGTCAGTGGACCCGTGCAATTGTTTTGGCACCGCTGAGAATCGCCCTAACTACTCCGTCGTTTGTCCGGCAGGTCCCCGCACACCTGCGCAGTCCTCTTTCCGACCTATGTCGCCATTGTTCGGCCAGCCTCCGCGTTTACATCAGGGGACAATCCGAAGCGAGGGGCTGTTTACCAGGAAAATGGAAGCCTCATCGGGTGAGGCATTGGATCTCTCCAGCCGAGCCATGCCACCCGAATAATCCACATGATGACCAGGAGGGTGAGACCGAAACGGACAACGTAAGGGTGACGGAAAAACTCATCCATTCGCTCGACTATTGACCTGAGTCGCCGGGCTGGACGGGAACCTCTGTCGCTGATACAGATGGATATGATGCCTTTCGTCCAGCTCCCGACGAGGATCAAAGCCGCCATTGGGCCAAGTGGATGA
Proteins encoded:
- a CDS encoding DUF2752 domain-containing protein; translated protein: MESSHKNDNRYRLEEMVGLTFLTGLIIGAFFYDPSNGPSFPVCLFHHWTGLPCPACGMTRSVCAFMKGRWEEAVYFHPLGPMAALILVGSWTKGIISICISDRGSRPARRLRSIVERMDEFFRHPYVVRFGLTLLVIMWIIRVAWLGWRDPMPHPMRLPFSW